In the genome of Sardina pilchardus chromosome 14, fSarPil1.1, whole genome shotgun sequence, one region contains:
- the rpl17 gene encoding 60S ribosomal protein L17 — protein sequence MVRYSLDPENPTKSCKARGSNLRVHFKNTRETAQAIKGMHIRKATKYLKDVVIKHQCVPFRRYNGGVGRCAQAKQFGWTQGRWPKKSAEFLLHMLKNAESNAELKGLDVDSLVIEHIQVNKAPKMRRRTYRAHGRINPYMSSPCHIEMILTEKEQIVPKPEEEVAQKKKVSQKKLKKQKLMARE from the exons ATGGTCCGCTACTCGCTTGACCCCGAGAACCCGACTAAGT CATGCAAGGCCCGGGGTTCCAATCTCCGTGTTCATTTCAAG AACACCCGTGAGACAGCTCAGGCCATCAAAGGCATGCACATCCGCAAGGCCACCAAGTACCTGAAGGATGTAGTCATCAAGCATCAGTGTGTCCCCTTCCGTCGTTACAACGGTGGTGTCGGCAGGTGTGCCCAG GCCAAGCAGTTCGGCTGGACACAGGGGCGCTGGCCCAAGAAAAGTGCAGAGTTCCTCCTGCACATGCTGAAGAACGCTGAGAGCAACGCTGAGCTGAAG GGTCTGGATGTTGACTCCCTGGTCATCGAGCACATTCAGGTGAACAAGGCCCCCAAGATGCGCAGGCGTACGTACCGTGCTCACGGCCGCATCAACCCCTACATGAGCTCCCCATGCCACATCGAGATGATCCTCACAGAGAAGGAGCAGATCGTGCCCAAacctgaggaggaggtggcccAGAAGAAAAAG GTTTCCCAGAAGAAGCTGAAGAAGCAGAAACTGATGGCTCGGGAGTAA